A window of the Scophthalmus maximus strain ysfricsl-2021 chromosome 8, ASM2237912v1, whole genome shotgun sequence genome harbors these coding sequences:
- the tacr3a gene encoding tachykinin receptor 3a yields MAAAQNGSNATSNYTNQFVQPPWRVALWSVAYSSVLAVAVFGNLIVIWIILAHKRMRTVTNYFLLNLAFSDASMAAFNTLINFIYAAHGEWYFGEAYCKFHNFFPVTSVFASIYSMTAIAVDRYMAIIHPLKPRLSAKATTGVIVCIWSLAVVLAFPLCYFSRIRALPPRTLCYVAWPHMADDPFMYHIIVMVLVYMLPLVVMAITYTIVGVTLWGGEIPGDSCDNYHGQLRAKRKVVKMMIIVVVTFALCWLPYHVYFIVMGLNKRLNKKKYIQQVYLSVLWLAMSSTMYNPIIYCCLNSRFRAGFKRAFRWCPFIKVSSYDELELRSTRLHPTRQSSMYTLSRMDTTMVVVYDPAEGDGGPGGSSGRKHSLSSRKRSYITSRHSEITGCNGGVAKTQNGGPPGAQPVEFS; encoded by the exons ATGGCAGCTGCACAGAACGGATCCAACGCGACTTCCAACTACACCAACCAGTTCGTGCAGCCGCCGTGGCGCGTCGCCCTCTGGTCCGTCGCCTACAGCTCGGTGCTCGCGGTGGCGGTGTTCGGCAACCTCATCGTGATCTGGATCATCCTGGCGCACAAGCGCATGCGGACCGTGACGAACTACTTTCTGCTGAACTTGGCCTTCTCGGACGCGTCCATGGCCGCGTTCAACACCCTGATCAACTTCATCTACGCCGCCCACGGGGAGTGGTACTTCGGCGAGGCCTACTGCAAATTCCACAACTTCTTCCCGGTCACGTCCGTGTTTGCGAGCATCTACTCCATGACCGCGATCGCTGTGGACAG GTACATGGCCATCATCCACCCTCTGAAGCCTCGTCTCTCGGCCAAAGCCACCACAGGAGTCATCGTCTGTATCTGGAGTCTGGCCGTGGTTCTGGCCTTCCCTCTCTGCTACTTCTCCAGAATCCGAGCTCTGCCCCCCAGGACGCTCTGCTACGTGGCCTGGCCGCACATGGCCGACGACCCCTTCAT gtATCATATCATAGTGATGGTTCTGGTCTACATGCTGCCTTTGGTGGTGATGGCCATCACTTACACTATCGTGGGGGTGACGCTGTGGGGAGGGGAGATCCCAGGAGACTCATGTGATAACTATCATGGGCAGCTCCGGGCTAAAAGGAAG gtggtgaagatgatgatcaTTGTGGTGGTGACCTTTGCCCTTTGCTGGTTGCCCTACCATGTCTACTTCATTGTGATGGGTCTCAACAAGCGCCTGAACAAGAAGAAGTACATCCAGCAGGTTTACCTGTCAGTGCTGTGGCTGGCAATGAGCTCCACCATGTACAACCCCATCATCTACTGCTGCCTCAACAGTAG GTTTCGAGCGGGCTTCAAGCGAGCATTCCGTTGGTGCCCATTCATCAAGGTGTCCAGCTACGATGAGTTGGAACTACGCTCCACGCGGCTGCACCCGACGCGCCAAAGCAGCATGTACACGCTGTCACGAATGGATACCACCATGGTGGTTGTTTACGACCCCGCCGAGGGCGACGGCGGTCCCGGTGGCAGCTCTGGGAGGAAGCACTCCCTGTCCTCGAGGAAGAGGAGCTACATCACGTCTCGCCACTCCGAGATCACCGGCTGCAACGGTGGCGTTGCGAAGACACAAAACGGAGGTCCCCCAGGCGCTCAACCTGTGGAGTTCTCTTAA
- the bdh2 gene encoding 3-hydroxybutyrate dehydrogenase type 2 isoform X1: MRKGRSTMGRLDGKVIVLSAAAQGIGRAAAIALAKEGAHVTATDINGEKLRELDGVPGIKTKVVDVTKKDQVEALAKEHEHVDVLFNIAGFVHHGSILNCEEADWDFTMNVNVRSMYLMCKAFLPKMLAKKAGNIINMASVASSIKGVVNRCVYSTSKAAVIGLTKSIATDFIEQGIRCNCICPGTVDTPSLRGRIEAQPDPEQALKDFMARQKTGRMCTAQEVAYLCVYLASDESAYVTGTEQIIDGGWSL, translated from the exons ATGCG GAAAGGAAGGAGCACCATGGGTCGCTTGGATGGGAAAGTGATTGTGTTGTCAGCTGCAGCGCAGGGGATTGGACGTGCTGCAGCTATA GCATTAGCAAAGGAGGGAGCTCATGTCACGGCCACAGACATCAATGGAGAAAAGCTTAGGGAGCTGGATGGCGTCCCAG GGATCAAGACCAAGGTGGTGGACGTGACTAAGAAGGACCAGGTGGAAGCCCTGGCCAAGGAGCACGAGCATGTAGATGTGCTGTTCAACATTGCTGG GTTTGTGCACCATGGCTCCATCTTGAACTGTGAAGAGGCCGACTGGGACTTCACCATGAACGTGAATGTCCGGAGCATGTATCTCATGTGCAAAGCATTCCTGCCTAAG ATGTTGGCAAAGAAGGCAGGAAACATTATTAACATGGCTTCTGTTGCATCAAGCATAAAAG GTGTTGTGAACCGGTGCGTCTATAGTACCTCCAAGGCCGCAGTAATTGGCCTCACCAAGTCTATAGCGACTGATTTCATCGAGCAAGGCATCCGCTGTAATTGTATATGTCCCG GGACTGTTGACACTCCATCACTGAGGGGGAGGATCGAGGCCCAACCCGACCCAGAACAG GCTTTAAAGGATTTCATGGCAAGACAGAAAACTGGCAGAATGTGTACAGCTCAAGAGGTGGCGTACCTGTGTGTATACCTGGCCTCAGATGAG TCGGCCTACGTGACAGGGACGGAGCAGATCATCGATGGAGGTTGGAGTCTGTGA
- the bdh2 gene encoding 3-hydroxybutyrate dehydrogenase type 2 isoform X2, with amino-acid sequence MGRLDGKVIVLSAAAQGIGRAAAIALAKEGAHVTATDINGEKLRELDGVPGIKTKVVDVTKKDQVEALAKEHEHVDVLFNIAGFVHHGSILNCEEADWDFTMNVNVRSMYLMCKAFLPKMLAKKAGNIINMASVASSIKGVVNRCVYSTSKAAVIGLTKSIATDFIEQGIRCNCICPGTVDTPSLRGRIEAQPDPEQALKDFMARQKTGRMCTAQEVAYLCVYLASDESAYVTGTEQIIDGGWSL; translated from the exons ATGGGTCGCTTGGATGGGAAAGTGATTGTGTTGTCAGCTGCAGCGCAGGGGATTGGACGTGCTGCAGCTATA GCATTAGCAAAGGAGGGAGCTCATGTCACGGCCACAGACATCAATGGAGAAAAGCTTAGGGAGCTGGATGGCGTCCCAG GGATCAAGACCAAGGTGGTGGACGTGACTAAGAAGGACCAGGTGGAAGCCCTGGCCAAGGAGCACGAGCATGTAGATGTGCTGTTCAACATTGCTGG GTTTGTGCACCATGGCTCCATCTTGAACTGTGAAGAGGCCGACTGGGACTTCACCATGAACGTGAATGTCCGGAGCATGTATCTCATGTGCAAAGCATTCCTGCCTAAG ATGTTGGCAAAGAAGGCAGGAAACATTATTAACATGGCTTCTGTTGCATCAAGCATAAAAG GTGTTGTGAACCGGTGCGTCTATAGTACCTCCAAGGCCGCAGTAATTGGCCTCACCAAGTCTATAGCGACTGATTTCATCGAGCAAGGCATCCGCTGTAATTGTATATGTCCCG GGACTGTTGACACTCCATCACTGAGGGGGAGGATCGAGGCCCAACCCGACCCAGAACAG GCTTTAAAGGATTTCATGGCAAGACAGAAAACTGGCAGAATGTGTACAGCTCAAGAGGTGGCGTACCTGTGTGTATACCTGGCCTCAGATGAG TCGGCCTACGTGACAGGGACGGAGCAGATCATCGATGGAGGTTGGAGTCTGTGA